One Roseimaritima multifibrata DNA window includes the following coding sequences:
- a CDS encoding arylsulfatase, with translation MKSIRYVFTILLAVCGIAQQGQATERPNVILIFADDLGPGMLGCYGQQVITTPNIDRLAREGMKFTNYYGGVFCAPARWTLLTGMHDGRVGGWSQSRPGLPIWRDSGAITEADYQKRLTNLKAKAHPITDDEVFLAQIGQRAGYETAQFGKLDRGFLTWHERVKRFGWDFYEGFYDHQRCHGFYPPYLWRNGKRFDLPGNTMPNCGKTSEEGNEPVGYGGETYSQEVFIAGILKFLRSHQDKPFFLYHPTQLPHGPVAIPKLHPDFANHPSMSLAEKKYASMVKMLDDHVGLIMNELVTLGIDDNTIVLFASDNGHELYYGPKPSYRKQRLLNGEPANLTDKKWRTSECGDIFDGAGGRAGLKRSGYQGGMQCPLIVRWPGKIAAGSVTDLLTAHYDFLPTLADVVGEPTPAGKDGVSYLPTLLGKPQTQRHDYIVVHNHNTSMGSSALITQEGLKLVEADRRKGLFQLYNILDDNEERNDLAPQSPETVNRLKQILKQEMNSPRPDLQ, from the coding sequence ATGAAATCCATACGGTACGTCTTTACGATCCTGCTTGCGGTTTGCGGAATCGCACAGCAGGGGCAAGCGACCGAACGCCCCAACGTGATTCTTATTTTTGCGGATGATCTCGGTCCGGGAATGCTTGGCTGCTATGGGCAACAGGTGATAACGACACCGAACATCGATCGCCTGGCTCGCGAAGGGATGAAGTTCACGAACTACTACGGTGGTGTTTTCTGTGCGCCGGCGCGATGGACTCTTCTAACGGGAATGCATGACGGCCGAGTGGGAGGCTGGTCACAAAGCCGCCCCGGTCTGCCGATTTGGCGCGACTCTGGGGCGATTACCGAGGCGGACTACCAGAAGCGCTTGACCAACTTAAAAGCCAAAGCGCATCCGATCACGGACGATGAAGTCTTTTTAGCCCAAATCGGGCAGCGGGCCGGATACGAAACCGCTCAGTTCGGCAAACTGGATCGCGGCTTTCTGACTTGGCACGAACGCGTCAAACGTTTTGGCTGGGATTTCTACGAAGGCTTCTACGATCATCAACGCTGTCACGGTTTCTATCCTCCCTATCTGTGGCGCAACGGCAAACGGTTTGACCTGCCGGGCAATACGATGCCTAACTGCGGAAAGACCAGCGAAGAAGGAAACGAACCGGTCGGCTACGGTGGCGAAACCTATTCCCAGGAAGTCTTCATTGCAGGGATCTTGAAATTCCTGCGGTCTCATCAAGACAAGCCATTCTTTCTTTACCACCCCACGCAACTGCCTCACGGGCCAGTGGCCATTCCAAAACTCCACCCCGATTTTGCAAACCATCCTTCAATGAGTCTTGCAGAGAAGAAGTATGCGTCGATGGTCAAAATGCTAGATGACCACGTTGGCCTGATCATGAACGAATTGGTAACGCTGGGAATCGATGACAACACGATAGTGCTGTTCGCGTCCGACAATGGTCATGAACTTTATTACGGCCCGAAACCGAGTTACCGCAAGCAAAGACTTCTTAATGGAGAACCCGCGAACTTGACCGACAAGAAGTGGCGGACCTCGGAGTGCGGCGACATCTTTGATGGTGCAGGTGGCCGCGCGGGACTGAAACGAAGTGGGTATCAAGGTGGCATGCAATGCCCTCTCATCGTCCGCTGGCCAGGAAAAATTGCCGCGGGTTCCGTGACCGATTTGTTGACCGCGCACTACGATTTCCTGCCCACCTTAGCGGATGTGGTCGGCGAACCAACACCTGCCGGCAAAGACGGTGTTTCCTACCTACCGACGCTACTAGGTAAACCTCAAACTCAGCGACATGACTACATCGTCGTCCATAACCACAACACGTCGATGGGCAGCAGTGCATTGATCACGCAGGAAGGTTTAAAGCTGGTCGAAGCCGACCGCAGGAAAGGCCTCTTCCAGCTATACAACATTTTGGACGACAACGAAGAGCGAAACGACCTGGCACCGCAGTCGCCTGAGACCGTCAATCGGCTGAAGCAGATTCTCAAACAGGAAATGAATTCTCCACGTCCCGACCTGCAGTAG